The proteins below come from a single Natranaerofaba carboxydovora genomic window:
- a CDS encoding aminotransferase class V-fold PLP-dependent enzyme — protein MIYLDNAATSWPKPKEVYNAMDNFMRNIGANPGRGGHRMSIESGKIIMRTREKLAKLFNATDSRSMIFTLNATDSINMVIKGLLKEGDHVITTALEHNSVVRPLKRMADDYIELDILKPDQKGFINIDEIRKLIKPSTRLVAISHASNVIGTIQPIEEIGIMLKDYTYTKVLVDAAQTAGIVPIDVDRGGIDFLAFPGHKGLMGPQGIGGLYIANDCDLDFWREGGTGSKSESPYHPEDLPDKLESGTPNTPGIAGLEAGIDYILGRGIDNVLNQKQNLAKELLEGLSDITEIEIYGPCDAAKISPVISFNIGEENSQEVSFVLDQAFNIASRGGLHCAPLIHEHYDNLDQGAVRFSIGAFNTREDILNAISAVKKIVSELE, from the coding sequence TTGATTTATCTTGATAATGCAGCAACAAGTTGGCCCAAACCAAAAGAGGTATACAATGCAATGGACAATTTCATGAGGAATATAGGTGCTAACCCCGGAAGAGGTGGCCACCGTATGTCAATAGAATCAGGTAAAATTATTATGCGTACTAGAGAAAAACTAGCTAAGTTGTTTAACGCGACGGATTCTAGATCAATGATTTTTACACTTAATGCAACAGACTCAATAAATATGGTGATCAAGGGGTTGCTAAAAGAGGGGGATCATGTTATAACGACAGCTTTAGAGCACAATTCAGTCGTAAGACCGCTTAAAAGGATGGCTGATGATTATATAGAACTAGATATACTAAAACCTGATCAAAAAGGATTTATAAATATAGATGAAATTAGAAAGCTCATCAAACCATCAACGAGATTGGTGGCAATAAGTCATGCCTCAAATGTGATCGGCACCATACAGCCTATAGAAGAAATTGGTATAATGTTGAAAGATTATACATATACTAAGGTTTTAGTGGATGCAGCTCAGACTGCAGGAATAGTTCCAATTGATGTAGACCGCGGTGGAATTGACTTTCTTGCTTTTCCGGGTCATAAAGGGTTAATGGGGCCGCAAGGGATAGGTGGCCTATATATAGCAAATGACTGTGATCTAGATTTTTGGCGTGAAGGAGGGACGGGGAGTAAGTCTGAGTCCCCTTACCATCCTGAAGATTTGCCTGATAAGTTAGAAAGTGGTACGCCTAACACACCAGGTATAGCTGGCTTAGAGGCAGGAATTGATTATATTTTAGGCAGAGGAATAGATAACGTATTAAATCAGAAACAAAATTTAGCAAAAGAATTATTAGAAGGACTGTCAGATATTACAGAGATAGAAATTTATGGCCCCTGTGATGCTGCAAAAATATCGCCTGTTATTTCATTTAATATAGGGGAAGAAAATTCACAGGAAGTAAGCTTTGTACTTGACCAGGCTTTTAATATAGCATCAAGAGGAGGACTGCACTGCGCTCCATTAATTCATGAACACTATGATAATTTAGATCAGGGTGCGGTAAGGTTTAGCATTGGCGCGTTTAATACGAGAGAAGATATATTGAATGCTATATCTGCAGTAAAAAAGATAGTTAGTGAACTTGAATAG
- a CDS encoding M23 family metallopeptidase, with protein sequence MSGDKKRHFTVLIVPHSEKSSQSFKLPVVFVKIFSVMFAISVVLLMVFAYNYHNLVQDNKKLEVLREENTEQEVKIDDFAKKTKKLEEELKTLMETENKIRELADLDDIEDDIDEQEEFNEVNLDRDNDELVRTGHTRGSEYNSETNGTVERTEETIRLLSAQIPQQKENLENTKLSLAERQEELKHTPDYWPVEGRISSSFGYRNSPITGARQFHDGIDIAAPHRTPVKAAANGRVQYASYRSGYGNLIVINHGYGYETHYAHLASFDVDRGEEVEKGEVIGFVGNTGNSTGPHLHFEIHVNNSPVDPKEYLK encoded by the coding sequence ATGTCAGGTGATAAAAAACGGCACTTTACTGTTTTGATTGTTCCGCACTCAGAAAAGTCAAGCCAATCATTTAAACTTCCAGTAGTGTTTGTGAAAATTTTTTCGGTTATGTTTGCAATATCTGTTGTTTTATTAATGGTATTTGCATATAACTATCATAATTTAGTTCAGGATAACAAAAAACTAGAAGTTTTAAGAGAAGAAAACACCGAACAAGAGGTAAAGATAGATGATTTTGCAAAGAAAACAAAGAAACTTGAAGAAGAATTAAAGACATTAATGGAAACAGAAAATAAAATTAGAGAATTAGCGGATCTTGATGATATAGAGGATGATATCGATGAGCAAGAAGAATTCAATGAAGTGAATTTGGATAGAGATAACGATGAATTGGTTAGGACGGGACATACCCGAGGTAGTGAATATAACAGTGAAACTAATGGTACAGTTGAGAGAACGGAAGAGACAATTAGATTATTAAGTGCTCAAATCCCACAACAAAAAGAGAACTTAGAAAATACAAAGCTATCTTTGGCTGAAAGGCAAGAAGAATTAAAGCATACTCCAGATTATTGGCCAGTAGAAGGAAGAATATCGTCATCATTTGGCTACAGGAATTCACCTATTACTGGAGCCAGGCAATTTCATGATGGCATAGATATAGCCGCGCCTCACCGTACTCCAGTGAAAGCCGCAGCAAATGGCAGAGTACAGTATGCTTCATATAGAAGTGGTTATGGAAACTTAATAGTTATAAACCATGGATATGGTTATGAGACTCATTATGCACATTTAGCAAGCTTTGATGTGGACAGAGGAGAAGAGGTAGAAAAGGGCGAGGTAATTGGCTTTGTAGGTAACACAGGCAATAGCACAGGCCCTCACTTGCATTTTGAAATACACGTCAATAATAGCCCCGTCGATCCAAAAGAGTACTTAAAATAA
- the yyaC gene encoding spore protease YyaC: MKNFLPSFNYTKKNKVTVNTPLAQSKIAKHLLHILFRNNMYKKDLIILCIGTDRSTGDSLGPLVGSRLMNHLSPEVGVYGSLANPVHAVNLKSKLEYVESNYYNPFIIAVDACLGKSKNVGKINIEPGPLKPGTGVNKSLPEVGNCHITGVVNVGGFMEYLVLQNTRLSTVFQLSITISKGIILAINYLKSHEYLKNKQVK, encoded by the coding sequence GTGAAAAATTTTTTACCTTCTTTTAATTATACCAAAAAAAACAAAGTCACTGTAAATACTCCTCTGGCACAATCAAAAATTGCAAAGCATTTACTACATATTCTTTTTCGAAATAATATGTATAAAAAAGATTTAATTATTTTATGTATAGGCACTGATAGGTCAACCGGAGATAGTTTAGGTCCTCTAGTGGGAAGCAGACTGATGAATCATCTATCCCCTGAGGTAGGTGTATATGGTAGTTTAGCAAATCCTGTTCACGCAGTAAACCTAAAGAGTAAGTTAGAATATGTTGAAAGTAACTATTATAACCCTTTTATTATTGCGGTGGATGCTTGTCTAGGAAAAAGCAAAAATGTAGGCAAAATTAATATTGAACCTGGGCCTTTAAAACCAGGAACAGGTGTAAATAAGTCCCTGCCTGAAGTGGGTAATTGCCATATTACGGGTGTTGTCAATGTAGGAGGTTTTATGGAATATTTAGTCCTTCAAAATACCAGGCTATCTACAGTATTTCAACTATCAATAACTATCAGCAAAGGAATTATTCTAGCGATTAATTATCTTAAGTCACATGAATATCTAAAAAACAAACAAGTCAAATAA
- a CDS encoding MazG-like family protein, translated as MPGENDKIAKNLQMLEWLKGELVESVGKLLKAMVNGSEKLILDALSAILMTVYLLAKRLGISFTSLEASCQQKIVEQIKENHEAEAWYGDLEELLEFMKSKKR; from the coding sequence GTGCCGGGCGAAAATGATAAAATAGCTAAAAACCTGCAAATGCTTGAATGGTTAAAAGGTGAACTTGTAGAATCTGTAGGGAAGCTATTAAAGGCGATGGTTAATGGTTCTGAAAAACTAATTTTAGATGCACTTAGTGCTATTTTAATGACCGTGTACTTATTAGCTAAAAGATTAGGTATTAGTTTTACATCTCTTGAAGCATCCTGCCAACAAAAAATCGTCGAACAGATAAAGGAAAACCATGAAGCTGAAGCATGGTATGGGGATTTAGAAGAGCTTTTAGAATTTATGAAATCTAAAAAGAGGTGA
- the rpsR gene encoding 30S ribosomal protein S18, translating into MARGRRKKRKACNFCAEKATKVDYKEVEKLKKYITERGKILPRRINGNCAKHQRQLTRAIKKARLMALLPFTIES; encoded by the coding sequence GTGGCAAGAGGTAGAAGAAAGAAACGTAAGGCTTGTAACTTTTGTGCAGAAAAAGCTACAAAAGTTGATTATAAAGAGGTTGAGAAATTAAAAAAATACATTACTGAACGGGGTAAGATACTACCCAGGAGAATAAATGGCAACTGTGCGAAGCATCAAAGACAGCTTACTAGGGCAATAAAAAAAGCTAGGTTAATGGCGTTATTGCCGTTTACTATTGAAAGTTAA
- a CDS encoding DUF951 domain-containing protein: MTDFQVGQVVKLKKPHPCGGNLWKIIRVGADFRIQCKACKRSLMIPRVKFEKRVKKILNEKELNDELS; this comes from the coding sequence ATGACAGATTTTCAAGTTGGACAGGTTGTAAAATTAAAAAAACCACACCCTTGTGGAGGGAATTTGTGGAAAATAATAAGGGTTGGAGCAGATTTTAGGATACAATGCAAGGCTTGTAAGCGAAGTCTGATGATCCCAAGAGTCAAATTTGAAAAAAGGGTTAAGAAGATACTGAATGAAAAAGAACTAAATGATGAATTAAGTTGA
- a CDS encoding DUF2232 domain-containing protein, with the protein MYDKFQHMEIRYAVITFIIVSFFSILSFLTPLAIIFLLIVPLPFSVVYHKINYKTYLGLLIVTGFLYVLLFGIFMGFFICLYVLGLGTLYGYLTHKNKPAFNTIKAGSIIIVLLFTFLIFGLQVVFNINFLEETYITLEETVETQVNYLEKAGAPASQVEDIEGIPELYSEYMLPLVPSGLILSAVIIASLHYLMAYKVLSLLGERITSLIPFKYWTFPRYLSLVFILSFLAFLIIGNGDSLYGVFSINLFNILTYALLLQGASLVYWFLREKNFGKVISVAGLFLLFIIPPLNLVFLFSGILDLTFNFRKI; encoded by the coding sequence ATGTATGATAAGTTTCAACATATGGAAATAAGGTATGCTGTAATTACTTTTATAATAGTATCTTTTTTTTCCATACTATCTTTTTTGACACCTCTAGCTATTATTTTTCTTTTAATTGTTCCATTGCCTTTTTCGGTAGTTTACCACAAAATAAATTATAAAACTTATCTTGGCCTTCTTATTGTAACTGGATTCTTGTATGTTTTATTGTTTGGAATTTTTATGGGTTTTTTTATCTGTCTTTATGTTTTGGGTTTGGGAACACTTTATGGATATTTAACGCACAAAAACAAACCTGCGTTTAATACAATCAAAGCAGGTAGTATAATCATTGTATTATTATTTACTTTTCTAATATTTGGCTTGCAAGTTGTTTTTAATATAAATTTTTTAGAAGAAACTTATATAACTTTAGAAGAAACTGTAGAAACTCAGGTTAACTACTTGGAGAAAGCGGGTGCACCTGCATCTCAGGTTGAGGATATAGAAGGTATACCTGAATTGTACTCTGAGTATATGCTTCCCCTTGTACCTAGTGGATTAATATTATCTGCAGTAATAATTGCTTCTTTACATTATCTAATGGCATATAAAGTACTTAGCTTATTGGGTGAAAGGATTACCTCGCTTATACCTTTTAAGTATTGGACATTTCCAAGGTATTTGTCTTTGGTTTTTATCTTAAGCTTTTTAGCTTTTTTGATAATAGGGAATGGGGATAGTTTATATGGGGTTTTTTCAATCAATCTGTTTAATATTCTAACCTATGCTCTGCTACTTCAGGGAGCTTCGCTTGTGTATTGGTTTTTAAGGGAAAAGAACTTCGGGAAAGTAATTTCAGTAGCTGGATTATTTTTATTGTTTATTATACCACCGCTTAATTTAGTGTTTCTTTTTTCAGGAATTTTAGATCTTACTTTTAACTTTAGAAAGATATAA
- the ychF gene encoding redox-regulated ATPase YchF, with the protein MSLKCGIIGLPNVGKSTLFNALTCAGAEVQNYAFCTIDPNVGVVSVPDERISLIHQTAKSKKEVQATVEFVDIAGLVKGASRGEGLGNQFLSHVREMDALIHVVRCFEDKNVSHVHGQIKPIDDIETVNIELILKDIETIDKRLEKAEKMAKTNKKEYLEELEILKNVKEELSKDNKVRDLDLDDKQRNIIKPLNLLSEKPVLYLANVEFESYSKALESTNFKDLKEHVEKAMNTEVIPINAKTESELRELEPEERQEFLEELNIEKAGLERVIKSTYDMLDLITFYTTNEKETRAWPVKRGTSAKEGAGKIHTDMSEGFIKAEVINWEDYVKLNGFSQAKEQGLVRFEGKEYLINDGDVIYFHFK; encoded by the coding sequence TTGAGTTTGAAATGTGGTATAATAGGGTTGCCAAATGTAGGGAAATCAACTTTGTTTAATGCTTTAACTTGCGCTGGAGCAGAGGTACAAAACTATGCTTTTTGTACAATTGACCCAAATGTTGGAGTGGTATCTGTTCCGGATGAGAGGATATCATTAATACACCAGACTGCTAAGTCTAAAAAAGAAGTACAAGCAACGGTGGAGTTTGTTGATATAGCTGGTCTTGTAAAAGGAGCTAGCCGGGGAGAGGGTCTTGGTAATCAGTTTTTGTCCCATGTGAGGGAAATGGACGCTTTGATTCATGTTGTAAGGTGTTTTGAAGACAAAAATGTCAGCCATGTCCATGGTCAAATAAAACCTATTGATGATATAGAAACTGTCAATATAGAGCTGATTCTAAAAGATATTGAAACAATAGACAAAAGATTGGAAAAGGCTGAAAAAATGGCAAAAACAAATAAAAAAGAGTACCTTGAAGAATTAGAAATATTGAAGAATGTAAAAGAAGAACTTTCAAAAGACAATAAGGTTAGAGATTTGGATCTAGATGATAAACAAAGAAACATTATAAAGCCATTAAACTTATTGTCAGAAAAACCTGTATTATACTTAGCTAACGTAGAATTTGAATCATATTCAAAGGCTCTAGAGTCGACTAACTTCAAAGACCTTAAAGAACACGTTGAAAAAGCCATGAACACAGAGGTTATACCAATAAATGCAAAAACAGAATCTGAGTTAAGAGAATTAGAGCCCGAGGAAAGGCAAGAATTTTTAGAGGAGCTAAATATTGAAAAAGCTGGTCTTGAAAGAGTTATTAAAAGTACATATGATATGCTGGATCTTATAACCTTTTATACAACTAATGAAAAAGAAACCAGGGCCTGGCCTGTAAAAAGAGGTACTTCTGCAAAAGAAGGTGCTGGTAAAATCCATACTGATATGTCTGAAGGCTTTATTAAAGCTGAAGTTATAAATTGGGAGGATTATGTAAAACTTAATGGTTTTAGCCAGGCTAAAGAACAAGGGTTGGTAAGATTTGAAGGAAAAGAGTACTTAATTAATGATGGTGATGTGATTTATTTTCATTTTAAATAA
- a CDS encoding bactofilin family protein, with translation MFKKKVDINSDKIDTLIGEGTEFNGKITATGIVRIDGKIEGEIDTKGDLIVGEKGKIRANAKGKNITIAGEVYGNIECTGKLELMPSSKLLGDIKVSDLYIDSGATFQGNCEMSEDSNENNKKFKENRDKNIDKHKTVKRGKEDKEEGKGEDIKASEDNKTKKGKDTNKSNK, from the coding sequence ATGTTCAAAAAAAAAGTTGATATTAACTCTGATAAAATAGACACATTAATTGGTGAAGGTACTGAATTCAATGGTAAAATAACAGCAACTGGTATAGTAAGAATTGATGGAAAAATTGAAGGAGAAATTGATACTAAAGGGGACTTGATAGTTGGTGAGAAAGGCAAGATAAGAGCCAATGCAAAAGGTAAGAACATTACTATCGCTGGTGAGGTATATGGAAACATCGAATGTACAGGAAAGTTGGAATTAATGCCTTCTTCAAAGTTGTTGGGAGATATAAAAGTATCTGACCTGTATATTGATTCTGGTGCAACATTCCAAGGAAATTGTGAAATGAGTGAGGATAGTAATGAAAACAATAAAAAATTTAAAGAAAATCGTGATAAAAATATAGATAAACATAAAACAGTAAAAAGGGGCAAAGAAGACAAAGAAGAGGGAAAGGGTGAAGATATAAAAGCAAGTGAAGATAATAAGACTAAAAAGGGAAAAGACACAAACAAGTCAAATAAATAA
- a CDS encoding ParA family protein, translated as MTKIYSVTNQKGGVGKTTTAVNLSACLAKLGNKVLLVDIDPQGNSTSGVGIDKEKLESCIYDALINDKPIDEVMIQTQVENLDLVPATIQLAGAEIELVPTISREVKFREVIRDIKEDYDYIIIDCPPSLGLLTINALTASTSVIIPIQCEYYALEGLTQLLNTLKLVQQHLNTALEIEGVLLTMYDTRTKLSTQVVDEVKNYFKEKVYKTIIPRNVRLSEAPSYGKPIIFYDDKSKGAEVYNELSKEVENSG; from the coding sequence GTGACTAAAATATATTCAGTAACAAATCAAAAGGGAGGAGTTGGGAAAACAACTACTGCAGTAAATTTAAGTGCTTGTTTGGCTAAATTAGGCAACAAAGTCTTGCTTGTTGATATTGATCCACAAGGTAATTCAACTAGTGGGGTTGGTATTGATAAAGAAAAATTAGAGTCTTGTATTTACGATGCTTTGATAAATGACAAGCCTATCGATGAAGTTATGATACAAACTCAGGTAGAAAACCTTGATTTAGTACCTGCAACAATACAATTGGCTGGAGCTGAAATAGAGCTTGTGCCCACTATAAGCCGTGAAGTGAAATTTAGAGAAGTGATTAGAGATATTAAGGAGGATTACGACTATATAATAATTGATTGCCCACCTTCTTTAGGGCTTTTGACAATTAATGCTTTAACTGCTTCTACCTCGGTGATTATACCGATACAGTGTGAGTATTATGCTTTAGAGGGATTAACTCAATTATTAAATACTTTGAAATTGGTGCAACAACATCTGAATACTGCTTTAGAGATAGAAGGCGTTTTGCTAACTATGTACGATACAAGGACTAAGTTAAGCACACAGGTAGTTGATGAAGTAAAGAATTATTTTAAAGAGAAGGTATATAAGACGATTATACCTAGGAATGTTAGATTAAGTGAGGCACCTAGCTACGGGAAACCAATTATTTTTTATGATGATAAGTCAAAGGGAGCAGAGGTTTACAATGAGTTAAGCAAGGAGGTTGAGAATAGTGGATAA
- the rpsF gene encoding 30S ribosomal protein S6, giving the protein MNKYEVMYILTPDLEEEQVNENIEWAKSIIESNNGKVEELKKWDRRRLAYEIDDYQEGQYMLGYFYGEIQTTSELERSFKLKDQVLRYMIIRVDE; this is encoded by the coding sequence TTGAATAAGTATGAAGTCATGTATATATTGACACCTGATCTAGAAGAAGAGCAGGTTAATGAAAACATTGAATGGGCCAAAAGCATAATTGAGTCCAATAATGGAAAAGTTGAAGAACTAAAAAAATGGGATAGAAGACGCCTGGCTTATGAAATTGATGACTATCAGGAAGGTCAATATATGCTTGGATACTTTTATGGCGAAATTCAAACCACAAGCGAACTAGAGAGGTCTTTTAAACTAAAAGATCAAGTGCTTCGCTACATGATTATTAGAGTTGATGAGTAA
- a CDS encoding ParB/RepB/Spo0J family partition protein gives MDKRGLGKGLDALIPELSEEEKKNNISEVDINKLRANPNQPRKSISDEKIRELTESIKNHGVLQPLIVRKLGELYQIIAGERRWKAAKEAGLKKVPIILKDLSDSEVMQVALLENIQREDLNPLEKSLALNKLIEEHGLTQEELSKTLGKSRSSIANTLRLINLEEEVQNMVNEGLLSDGHARILLSLKRESQIEAANHVCRKGLSVRQTEEYVKKLKDSEDNSNKKDESKEDNPFYNEIQDKLEKQLGTKVRILKGKKKGKIEIEFVQEDELNKLSNLLLKED, from the coding sequence GTGGATAAGAGGGGACTTGGGAAAGGGTTAGATGCTTTGATTCCTGAGTTAAGTGAGGAAGAGAAAAAAAATAATATTAGTGAAGTTGACATTAACAAATTAAGAGCAAATCCTAATCAGCCTAGAAAAAGCATATCTGATGAAAAAATAAGAGAACTTACTGAGTCTATTAAGAACCATGGAGTTTTGCAACCATTGATTGTAAGGAAGCTGGGGGAACTATACCAGATAATAGCCGGAGAGCGAAGGTGGAAAGCAGCTAAAGAAGCTGGCCTAAAAAAAGTTCCTATAATCCTTAAAGATCTATCTGACTCTGAAGTAATGCAAGTTGCGCTTCTAGAGAACATACAACGGGAAGACTTGAATCCTTTGGAAAAATCATTAGCACTAAACAAATTAATTGAAGAACATGGACTGACTCAAGAGGAATTATCTAAAACCCTTGGAAAAAGCAGGTCTTCAATTGCAAACACACTAAGACTTATTAATCTTGAAGAAGAAGTTCAAAATATGGTAAATGAAGGTCTTTTAAGTGATGGACATGCAAGGATTTTACTTTCGCTTAAAAGAGAATCACAAATAGAAGCTGCTAATCATGTGTGTCGAAAAGGGTTGAGTGTAAGACAAACAGAAGAATATGTAAAGAAATTAAAAGATAGCGAAGATAACTCTAATAAAAAAGATGAATCGAAAGAAGACAACCCTTTCTATAATGAAATACAAGATAAGTTAGAAAAACAGTTAGGCACAAAAGTAAGAATTTTAAAGGGAAAGAAAAAGGGTAAAATAGAAATAGAGTTTGTGCAGGAAGACGAATTAAATAAGCTGTCAAACTTATTGTTAAAAGAAGATTAA
- the rplI gene encoding 50S ribosomal protein L9 — protein MKVILKQDVKNLGNKDEVKEVKEGYARNYLIPKGLAEKATKNKLKEVEKRRQEREQQEEKEVEEAEKLKEKLAEEKLVIKVKTGDEGKLFGSVTNKDISEKLQEDKNIQIDKRKIELDDPIKDVGSYEVDIKLHTKVEAKLKVEVTESE, from the coding sequence ATGAAAGTAATTTTAAAGCAAGATGTTAAGAACTTAGGTAATAAAGACGAAGTTAAAGAAGTTAAAGAAGGGTATGCAAGAAATTATTTAATTCCGAAAGGTTTAGCAGAAAAAGCTACTAAGAATAAGCTAAAAGAGGTTGAAAAAAGAAGACAAGAAAGGGAACAGCAGGAAGAAAAAGAGGTAGAAGAAGCCGAAAAGTTAAAAGAAAAATTAGCTGAAGAAAAATTAGTCATTAAGGTTAAAACAGGTGATGAAGGAAAACTGTTTGGTTCTGTTACTAATAAAGATATTTCGGAAAAATTACAAGAGGACAAAAATATCCAAATAGATAAGAGAAAAATTGAATTAGATGATCCTATTAAAGATGTTGGTAGTTATGAAGTTGATATCAAACTTCACACAAAAGTGGAAGCCAAATTAAAAGTGGAAGTGACTGAAAGTGAATAA
- the ssb gene encoding single-stranded DNA-binding protein, which yields MFNKVILVGRLTRDPELRYTPGGGVAVVNFGLAVERPFTNKQGERDVDFINVVVWRRQAENCANHLSKGALVALDGRIQSRSFEDKEGNRRNVVEVVAENVQFLKWPNNQSQNRNTAAAATDNEFYGNDEADEELNSPSSTNTLGSDDSSGDFGLGGEDYKVEDDDVPF from the coding sequence TTGTTCAATAAAGTTATTTTGGTCGGGCGCTTAACAAGAGATCCTGAATTGAGGTATACTCCAGGTGGTGGCGTGGCTGTTGTTAATTTTGGGCTGGCTGTTGAAAGGCCTTTTACCAATAAACAAGGCGAGCGCGACGTAGATTTTATCAATGTTGTTGTCTGGAGAAGACAGGCAGAGAACTGTGCGAATCATCTAAGTAAAGGTGCTTTAGTGGCTTTAGATGGAAGAATACAAAGCAGATCATTTGAAGATAAAGAAGGCAATAGAAGAAATGTTGTTGAGGTTGTTGCTGAAAACGTACAGTTTTTGAAGTGGCCAAATAATCAAAGTCAAAATCGAAATACAGCAGCTGCGGCAACTGACAATGAATTCTATGGCAATGATGAAGCCGATGAGGAGCTAAATAGCCCATCATCTACAAATACTTTAGGGTCTGATGATTCATCGGGTGACTTCGGCCTTGGAGGCGAAGATTATAAAGTGGAAGATGATGATGTTCCGTTTTAA
- the dnaB gene encoding replicative DNA helicase, with the protein MRGDEKLPPQSTEAEESVLGSMLIDEEAVSTVIEILKSKDFYKENHRKIYEAIMDLQEESQPVDLVTLTEKLRVENQIDEVGGVEYLTELANQVPTSANAQYYAKIVEEKSTLRQLINAATRIARMGYEEPDEVEKLLDEAEKSIFEISQNSSERGFVPVKEVIMETFDKIESLYNKPGGVTGVSCGFKDLDNMLSGLQPSDLVILAARPAMGKTTLALNMAHNVTVKEKQPVAIFSLEMSKDQLVQRMLCAEAEVDAHKLRTGNLDSEDWPKLGQAVGPLSQAPLFIDDTPAMSVMEMRTKARKLKAEKGLEAIFIDYLQLMQSSQSQENRQQEISQISRSLKALAKELNVPVIALSQLSRAVEQRQDKRPMLSDLLESGGIEANADVVLFIYRDEYYDLESEKENIAEIIVSKQRNGPVGSVELFFKKDFNKFYNLEKRYAN; encoded by the coding sequence ATGAGGGGAGACGAAAAACTTCCACCTCAAAGTACTGAGGCAGAAGAGTCAGTACTTGGCTCTATGTTAATTGATGAAGAAGCTGTATCTACTGTCATAGAGATCTTAAAATCAAAGGATTTTTATAAAGAGAATCACCGCAAAATCTATGAAGCAATTATGGATTTGCAGGAAGAAAGTCAACCGGTAGACCTTGTTACTTTGACGGAAAAACTTAGAGTAGAAAATCAAATTGATGAAGTTGGAGGGGTTGAATATTTAACTGAACTAGCTAATCAGGTTCCAACTTCTGCAAATGCACAATACTATGCCAAAATAGTTGAAGAAAAGTCAACCCTGCGCCAACTGATTAATGCTGCTACTAGAATCGCTAGGATGGGTTATGAGGAACCGGATGAAGTCGAGAAGCTTCTAGATGAAGCAGAAAAGTCAATATTTGAAATAAGTCAGAATTCAAGTGAACGTGGTTTTGTTCCAGTTAAAGAAGTAATAATGGAAACTTTTGATAAGATTGAGTCATTGTATAACAAACCTGGTGGTGTTACAGGTGTTTCTTGTGGCTTTAAAGATCTTGACAATATGCTCTCGGGACTGCAGCCATCAGATCTTGTTATATTGGCAGCAAGGCCTGCAATGGGTAAAACTACCCTGGCACTGAATATGGCGCACAATGTAACGGTAAAAGAAAAACAACCTGTAGCAATTTTTAGTCTTGAGATGAGTAAAGACCAACTGGTCCAGAGAATGCTCTGTGCTGAAGCAGAGGTTGATGCCCATAAGCTTAGAACAGGTAATTTAGATAGTGAAGATTGGCCAAAGCTTGGACAGGCTGTAGGACCTTTATCGCAAGCACCTTTATTTATTGATGATACCCCAGCCATGTCTGTTATGGAGATGAGAACTAAAGCAAGAAAATTAAAGGCAGAGAAAGGCCTTGAAGCAATCTTTATTGACTATCTACAGTTGATGCAGTCAAGCCAATCACAGGAAAACAGACAGCAGGAAATATCACAAATATCTAGGTCGCTAAAAGCCCTTGCAAAAGAGTTAAATGTGCCAGTGATAGCACTATCTCAACTTTCAAGAGCTGTTGAACAACGCCAGGATAAAAGGCCAATGTTAAGTGATTTGTTAGAGTCAGGTGGTATTGAAGCAAATGCTGATGTGGTATTATTTATTTACCGTGACGAATACTATGATCTAGAAAGCGAAAAAGAAAACATTGCCGAAATAATAGTTTCTAAACAACGAAATGGCCCGGTTGGTTCAGTAGAACTGTTCTTCAAAAAAGACTTTAATAAGTTTTATAACCTTGAAAAACGATATGCAAACTAA